The genomic segment GAATTATCTATTAAAGTTTTTACTTGTTCTACTGTGTAACCATCTAAACGGGTTACAAGATATAAATTATAACCATTATATGCTGTCTGGTGAGAAAATGATTCTTCTCTTGCTGTGCCTGTATTATACCACCAGTTTCTCGTATCATATGGATTAGTTTGTCTATCTGCAACTGTTGTAGTTGTAAGATTAACACTATTATCTATACAAACAAGTTCGTTACAAACAGAAAAATTGGAACAAGTTAATGGTGTTCCTTTGGTAAGTACAATGAAGTCGATTTTGCTGTGCAGATTATTATTTGTTATCCAATTTTTTATGGCTGTAGCTAAATTCGTATATTCTGTCTCATCAACCGCTTCATTTGTACTGCCTGTATAGTGCATTATATTTATATCCGGGATGTTCCTTTTAATTTTGTAATAAGCTGCTATATCTTTTGAATACTGACTATTATCATTTACTACCACAAGTACTCTGTCGGGGCTGGGTCTTGTAGGTAATATTGTCGTCCATCCATATAGGAAATTACTGTAAGTTATAAAAATAAATAACAAAAATATTTTATCTAATTTAATTTTAAAATTAACAACTGACATATCTTGCACCATATCAACTTTTTGCCTTTGACAATTTGAATCCAACTATCCTTTATATTTACAATTTATTGATTGCTTTTTGTGAGACTGTTACCCAAGTCAAATTAAGTTTATTGTTGGTGTCATTGCGAATGAAATGAAGTAATCTCGTAATTTTTACATAAAGATTGCCACGGGCTTTGCCCCCGCAATGACGTTTTGCGACTTTTGCAACTGATTCTTGTCAAATTTAAAGAGAATTGTAGTTATACTAATATTAGAATTGGTAGCCCAATCCTTTTTTTTCTATTTTCTGCATATTTTTTAAGACAGAAATACCGGTATTTATATGTAAATCAGTATATTTTTCAAACACGACTCTTGCACTCTCGTTAGTTTTTATACCTTCTTTTTTTAAAGGAATATCCGATATAAGCATAAGCGCACCTATCGGTACTAATTTGGCAAATCCAACAGTAAATAAGGTTGCACATTCCATATCAATTGCCTGTACTCTTTCACTTAATAGATTTTTCTTAAAATCTTCGTTAAATTCCCAGAAACGGACATTAGTTGTATGAATGACACCGGTATGATAGGTTAAACTTCGCCGTTCTAATTCTTCACATATAACACGTTGTATAACAAAAGAACTCAGCGCAGGACATTGTGAAGGCAAATATTCGTTAGAAGTTCCCTCGCCTCTTATCGCCGCAACAGGATTAAAAAAATCACCTACCTCATACTCTTCCCTTAAACCCCCGCACATTCCTAGCATAACTACTGCTTTTGGTTTTATAAAAGATAGTAATTCTACAATCAAAGCAGCAACAGGAGAACCGACACTATAATCAATAATTGATATTTTTTCTTTTTTGTTATGACAGGCCCTCATAACCGAACCATGCATAAGCGGTTGTTTGGACATTTCACTGAATATGTCTACGTAAAGTTTAAAATTTGTAAGAAGAATATACGGCTGAAATTCACTTTTTGAACTACCGGTGTATCGTTCGAGTGTACTAATACCGACTCTATCCCGTGAGTATTGGTCTATTTGTTCCAATGCTTCTTTTGTTAAATTTGATTTTGAATCACCCACATTTACCTCCGCTCGTTTGTTTTTAAAATTGAAATAATTATAGAAAAAGAAAGGATTGCCGTTACTACACCCAAAGCAATCCCAATGGGAATTTTATAAAAATCAGATACCAACATCTTTACTCCTATGAATATAAGGATAGCTGAAAGTCCATAGCTAAGAAAGTAAAACATTTTCATAATTCCGGCAAGTGCGAAAAACAATGCCCTCAACCCCAAAACAGCAAAGATGTTTGATGTATAAACAATAAACGGATTGTTTGTAATTCCTAAAACGGCAGGTATAGAATCAACTGCAAAAACAATATCGGTGGTTTCAATAACAATTACAACTATCAGTAAAGGAGTAGCAATATACTTTCCTGCTCTTTTTATAAAAAACTTATCTTCTTCGTAATTTTCAGTAGTGTTAAATAATTTACGGAATACTTTCAGAATTATATTTTTCTCAGGATGCATCTCTTTTTTCTCTTTAGAAAACATTTTAATTCCGGTATAAATTAAAAAAACACCGAATAAATATATCGCCCAGCTAAATCTTTGAATTATTGCTATACCTGCAAATATAAAAATACCTCTTATAATTAGCGCTCCTATAATACCATAAAAAAGAACTTTATGCTGATATTTAGAAGGTACTTTGAAATATGAAAATATTATCAAAAAAACAAAAAGGTTATCTACACTCAAAGATCTTTCTATAAGATATCCTGCAAAAAACTTTAATGCTGTTTCCATACCAAGTAAAAAATAAATCCCAATATTAAAGAGAAGTGCCACTAAAACCCAAAAAACACTTAATTTCAATGATTCTTTAAGACTTATCTCATGTGCTTTTTTTGTAAAAACACCCAAATCCAAAAGAAGCATTTCAACGATTACTACCGCAAAAATAATCCATAATAATGTCTGGTTAACCATTGAATTTCCTTAATGAATTAAATTACACCTAACAGTATCAAAACGCCAATAACAACAAAAAAACAACCTGACGCAATCTGAATGTAGTGTTGAGGAACCAACTTATAGATTACTTCACCAAAAACAATAGCAAGAATCGTTGCAAGAGCATAACCTAAAACAGATGCACAAAATACAAGATACGGCATTTTTGACTTTGAAACAAGGGAAAGATTAGCAAGCTGCGTTTTATCGCCCATTTCTGTTAAAAATATCATTCCAAAACTAGTAAAAAATATTTTCCAATCCATAAACACCTCGCTGATATACGCAGAAACTTCAACATCAATCCTTTAATTCTC from the Elusimicrobiota bacterium genome contains:
- a CDS encoding AMP nucleosidase, which encodes MGDSKSNLTKEALEQIDQYSRDRVGISTLERYTGSSKSEFQPYILLTNFKLYVDIFSEMSKQPLMHGSVMRACHNKKEKISIIDYSVGSPVAALIVELLSFIKPKAVVMLGMCGGLREEYEVGDFFNPVAAIRGEGTSNEYLPSQCPALSSFVIQRVICEELERRSLTYHTGVIHTTNVRFWEFNEDFKKNLLSERVQAIDMECATLFTVGFAKLVPIGALMLISDIPLKKEGIKTNESARVVFEKYTDLHINTGISVLKNMQKIEKKGLGYQF
- a CDS encoding TerC family protein, which codes for MVNQTLLWIIFAVVIVEMLLLDLGVFTKKAHEISLKESLKLSVFWVLVALLFNIGIYFLLGMETALKFFAGYLIERSLSVDNLFVFLIIFSYFKVPSKYQHKVLFYGIIGALIIRGIFIFAGIAIIQRFSWAIYLFGVFLIYTGIKMFSKEKKEMHPEKNIILKVFRKLFNTTENYEEDKFFIKRAGKYIATPLLIVVIVIETTDIVFAVDSIPAVLGITNNPFIVYTSNIFAVLGLRALFFALAGIMKMFYFLSYGLSAILIFIGVKMLVSDFYKIPIGIALGVVTAILSFSIIISILKTNERR
- a CDS encoding TMEM165/GDT1 family protein gives rise to the protein MDWKIFFTSFGMIFLTEMGDKTQLANLSLVSKSKMPYLVFCASVLGYALATILAIVFGEVIYKLVPQHYIQIASGCFFVVIGVLILLGVI